From the genome of Vitis riparia cultivar Riparia Gloire de Montpellier isolate 1030 chromosome 2, EGFV_Vit.rip_1.0, whole genome shotgun sequence, one region includes:
- the LOC117934074 gene encoding methyl-CpG-binding domain-containing protein 13-like isoform X1 yields MVENSPDWIPEGWTVQVKLAKNGRNVKYYFNSKTGQKFFSKNDIIRYVKRGSIHCDTSQPINMLNKRRSQNKIMPLGIKTKKFPDWLPNGWILELKTQRSGSCVGKQYKCYLDPSTGYRFYSKPDVFRYLKTIKHNSCTSRQKKVEPGMPSLGKVVIERSTADGLPAGWIKEIKIRMNENGIRRDPYYTDPVSGYVFRSRKDVFRYLKTGEISRHAFKPKNKCINVPELANDEISPPPGAKRQKLMHQKTRRCLFSATASADTGSSEMSNLSLPENQGSRQTKQLFSKPKFALEPPTETLQEKLLVENEKYAESKKSSGRRNSDLQKDKGSKRKSKNKDCNLPCRSSKRLAGLKPDLVGNSGSSEQALAVADKISGKSEVIPALGVIMGSLDNTACCQLEVVLEAEPGHHASRAIEAPSDVEQSKKDNRHLEDEAVQEEEAGKLETGKKTGDEPELPPMDFPFMDVWSDPCLEFAFKTLTGAIPIEDNLEIEGYFQQQIDSSHTQNSSPTLPDFGLPSSQFDAQEKSVPRQHFASKPSVLPKEM; encoded by the exons ATGGTTGAGAATTCGCCGGACTGGATTCCAGAGGGATGGACGGTGCAAGTCAAACTGGCAAAGAATGGCCGGAACGTTAAG TATTACTTCAATTCAAAAACTGGGCAAAAGTTCTTTTCCAAGAATGACATCATCCGCTATGTTAAAAGGGGAAGCATTCATTGTGATACTTCTCAACCAATCAATATGCTTAATAAAAGGCGctcacaaaacaaaataatgcCA cttggaattaaaacaaaaaaattcccTGACTGGTTACCTAATGGCTGGATCCTCGAGTTGAAAACTCAACGGAGTGGTTCATGTGTTGGTAAACAATACAAG TGTTATCTTGATCCATCAACTGGATACAGATTCTATTCCAAGCCAGATGTGTTCCGATATCTCAAAACCATAAAGCACAATAGTTGCACATCAAGACAGAAGAAAGTTGAACCTGGCATGCCTTCTTTAGGCAAG GTTGTAATTGAAAGGTCTACAGCGGATGGGTTACCAGCAGGGTGGATAAAGGAAATCAAAAttagaatgaatgaaaatggaATCCGAAGAGACCCG TATTATACGGATCCTGTGAGTGGGTATGTTTTCCGATCCAGAAAAGATGTCTTTCGCTATCTAAAAACTGGAGAGATTAGTAGGCATGCATTCAAACCAAAGAATAAGTGCATCAATGTTCCGGAATTGGCAAATGATGAGATCTCT CCACCACCTGGAGCTAAAAGGCAGAAATTAATGCACCAGAAAACCAGGCGATGCCTTTTCTCAG CAACTGCTTCTGCAGATACAGGAAGTTCTGAAATGAGCAACTTATCCTTGCCAGAAAATCAGGGCTCAAGGCAAACCAAGCAGCTATTTTCTAAACCTAAGTTTGCTTTGGAGCCCCCAACTGAAACTCTCCAAGAGAAGCTTCTGGtggagaatgaaaaatatgCTGAATCTAAGAAAAGCTCTGGTAGGAGGAATTCAGATCTGCAAAAGGACAAAGGTTCCAAGagaaaatcaaaaaacaaagacTGTAACTTGCCTTGCCGTTCATCAAAACGGCTTGCTGGGCTCAAACCCGACCTGGTAGGCAACTCAGGATCCAGCGAACAGGCTCTTGCAGTTGCAGATAAGATCTCTGGTAAAAGTGAAGTAATTCCAGCTCTAGGTGTGATAATGGGCAGTTTGGACAATACGGCATGTTGTCAACTTGAGGTTGTCCTAGAAGCAGAGCCTGGACATCATGCTTCCAGAGCCATAGAAGCTCCATCAGATGTAGAGCAATCAAAGAAAGATAATAGGCATCTTGAAGATGAAGCTGTTCAAGAAGAGGAAGCTGGGAAACTGGAGACAGGGAAAAAGACTGGTGATGAGCCGGAGCTGCCACCAATGgacttcccttttatggatgtCTGGTCAGATCCGTGCCTAGAATTTGCGTTCAAAACTCTCACGGGTGCTATACCCATAGAAGATAATCTGGAAATTGAGGGTTACTTTCAGCAACAAATTGACTCTTCTCACACCCAGAACAGTAGCCCGACACTGCCAGATTTTGGTTTACCAAGTTCCCAGTTTGATGCACAAGAAAAATCTGTACCCAGACAGCACTTTGCTTCAAAACCATCAGTTTTGCCCAAGGAAATGTAA
- the LOC117934074 gene encoding methyl-CpG-binding domain-containing protein 13-like isoform X3 — MVENSPDWIPEGWTVQVKLAKNGRNVKYYFNSKTGQKFFSKNDIIRYVKRGSIHCDTSQPINMLNKRRSQNKIMPLGIKTKKFPDWLPNGWILELKTQRSGSCVGKQYKCYLDPSTGYRFYSKPDVFRYLKTIKHNSCTSRQKKVEPGMPSLGKVVIERSTADGLPAGWIKEIKIRMNENGIRRDPPPPGAKRQKLMHQKTRRCLFSATASADTGSSEMSNLSLPENQGSRQTKQLFSKPKFALEPPTETLQEKLLVENEKYAESKKSSGRRNSDLQKDKGSKRKSKNKDCNLPCRSSKRLAGLKPDLVGNSGSSEQALAVADKISGKSEVIPALGVIMGSLDNTACCQLEVVLEAEPGHHASRAIEAPSDVEQSKKDNRHLEDEAVQEEEAGKLETGKKTGDEPELPPMDFPFMDVWSDPCLEFAFKTLTGAIPIEDNLEIEGYFQQQIDSSHTQNSSPTLPDFGLPSSQFDAQEKSVPRQHFASKPSVLPKEM; from the exons ATGGTTGAGAATTCGCCGGACTGGATTCCAGAGGGATGGACGGTGCAAGTCAAACTGGCAAAGAATGGCCGGAACGTTAAG TATTACTTCAATTCAAAAACTGGGCAAAAGTTCTTTTCCAAGAATGACATCATCCGCTATGTTAAAAGGGGAAGCATTCATTGTGATACTTCTCAACCAATCAATATGCTTAATAAAAGGCGctcacaaaacaaaataatgcCA cttggaattaaaacaaaaaaattcccTGACTGGTTACCTAATGGCTGGATCCTCGAGTTGAAAACTCAACGGAGTGGTTCATGTGTTGGTAAACAATACAAG TGTTATCTTGATCCATCAACTGGATACAGATTCTATTCCAAGCCAGATGTGTTCCGATATCTCAAAACCATAAAGCACAATAGTTGCACATCAAGACAGAAGAAAGTTGAACCTGGCATGCCTTCTTTAGGCAAG GTTGTAATTGAAAGGTCTACAGCGGATGGGTTACCAGCAGGGTGGATAAAGGAAATCAAAAttagaatgaatgaaaatggaATCCGAAGAGACCCG CCACCACCTGGAGCTAAAAGGCAGAAATTAATGCACCAGAAAACCAGGCGATGCCTTTTCTCAG CAACTGCTTCTGCAGATACAGGAAGTTCTGAAATGAGCAACTTATCCTTGCCAGAAAATCAGGGCTCAAGGCAAACCAAGCAGCTATTTTCTAAACCTAAGTTTGCTTTGGAGCCCCCAACTGAAACTCTCCAAGAGAAGCTTCTGGtggagaatgaaaaatatgCTGAATCTAAGAAAAGCTCTGGTAGGAGGAATTCAGATCTGCAAAAGGACAAAGGTTCCAAGagaaaatcaaaaaacaaagacTGTAACTTGCCTTGCCGTTCATCAAAACGGCTTGCTGGGCTCAAACCCGACCTGGTAGGCAACTCAGGATCCAGCGAACAGGCTCTTGCAGTTGCAGATAAGATCTCTGGTAAAAGTGAAGTAATTCCAGCTCTAGGTGTGATAATGGGCAGTTTGGACAATACGGCATGTTGTCAACTTGAGGTTGTCCTAGAAGCAGAGCCTGGACATCATGCTTCCAGAGCCATAGAAGCTCCATCAGATGTAGAGCAATCAAAGAAAGATAATAGGCATCTTGAAGATGAAGCTGTTCAAGAAGAGGAAGCTGGGAAACTGGAGACAGGGAAAAAGACTGGTGATGAGCCGGAGCTGCCACCAATGgacttcccttttatggatgtCTGGTCAGATCCGTGCCTAGAATTTGCGTTCAAAACTCTCACGGGTGCTATACCCATAGAAGATAATCTGGAAATTGAGGGTTACTTTCAGCAACAAATTGACTCTTCTCACACCCAGAACAGTAGCCCGACACTGCCAGATTTTGGTTTACCAAGTTCCCAGTTTGATGCACAAGAAAAATCTGTACCCAGACAGCACTTTGCTTCAAAACCATCAGTTTTGCCCAAGGAAATGTAA
- the LOC117934074 gene encoding methyl-CpG-binding domain-containing protein 13-like isoform X2, which yields MVENSPDWIPEGWTVQVKLAKNGRNVKLGIKTKKFPDWLPNGWILELKTQRSGSCVGKQYKCYLDPSTGYRFYSKPDVFRYLKTIKHNSCTSRQKKVEPGMPSLGKVVIERSTADGLPAGWIKEIKIRMNENGIRRDPYYTDPVSGYVFRSRKDVFRYLKTGEISRHAFKPKNKCINVPELANDEISPPPGAKRQKLMHQKTRRCLFSATASADTGSSEMSNLSLPENQGSRQTKQLFSKPKFALEPPTETLQEKLLVENEKYAESKKSSGRRNSDLQKDKGSKRKSKNKDCNLPCRSSKRLAGLKPDLVGNSGSSEQALAVADKISGKSEVIPALGVIMGSLDNTACCQLEVVLEAEPGHHASRAIEAPSDVEQSKKDNRHLEDEAVQEEEAGKLETGKKTGDEPELPPMDFPFMDVWSDPCLEFAFKTLTGAIPIEDNLEIEGYFQQQIDSSHTQNSSPTLPDFGLPSSQFDAQEKSVPRQHFASKPSVLPKEM from the exons ATGGTTGAGAATTCGCCGGACTGGATTCCAGAGGGATGGACGGTGCAAGTCAAACTGGCAAAGAATGGCCGGAACGTTAAG cttggaattaaaacaaaaaaattcccTGACTGGTTACCTAATGGCTGGATCCTCGAGTTGAAAACTCAACGGAGTGGTTCATGTGTTGGTAAACAATACAAG TGTTATCTTGATCCATCAACTGGATACAGATTCTATTCCAAGCCAGATGTGTTCCGATATCTCAAAACCATAAAGCACAATAGTTGCACATCAAGACAGAAGAAAGTTGAACCTGGCATGCCTTCTTTAGGCAAG GTTGTAATTGAAAGGTCTACAGCGGATGGGTTACCAGCAGGGTGGATAAAGGAAATCAAAAttagaatgaatgaaaatggaATCCGAAGAGACCCG TATTATACGGATCCTGTGAGTGGGTATGTTTTCCGATCCAGAAAAGATGTCTTTCGCTATCTAAAAACTGGAGAGATTAGTAGGCATGCATTCAAACCAAAGAATAAGTGCATCAATGTTCCGGAATTGGCAAATGATGAGATCTCT CCACCACCTGGAGCTAAAAGGCAGAAATTAATGCACCAGAAAACCAGGCGATGCCTTTTCTCAG CAACTGCTTCTGCAGATACAGGAAGTTCTGAAATGAGCAACTTATCCTTGCCAGAAAATCAGGGCTCAAGGCAAACCAAGCAGCTATTTTCTAAACCTAAGTTTGCTTTGGAGCCCCCAACTGAAACTCTCCAAGAGAAGCTTCTGGtggagaatgaaaaatatgCTGAATCTAAGAAAAGCTCTGGTAGGAGGAATTCAGATCTGCAAAAGGACAAAGGTTCCAAGagaaaatcaaaaaacaaagacTGTAACTTGCCTTGCCGTTCATCAAAACGGCTTGCTGGGCTCAAACCCGACCTGGTAGGCAACTCAGGATCCAGCGAACAGGCTCTTGCAGTTGCAGATAAGATCTCTGGTAAAAGTGAAGTAATTCCAGCTCTAGGTGTGATAATGGGCAGTTTGGACAATACGGCATGTTGTCAACTTGAGGTTGTCCTAGAAGCAGAGCCTGGACATCATGCTTCCAGAGCCATAGAAGCTCCATCAGATGTAGAGCAATCAAAGAAAGATAATAGGCATCTTGAAGATGAAGCTGTTCAAGAAGAGGAAGCTGGGAAACTGGAGACAGGGAAAAAGACTGGTGATGAGCCGGAGCTGCCACCAATGgacttcccttttatggatgtCTGGTCAGATCCGTGCCTAGAATTTGCGTTCAAAACTCTCACGGGTGCTATACCCATAGAAGATAATCTGGAAATTGAGGGTTACTTTCAGCAACAAATTGACTCTTCTCACACCCAGAACAGTAGCCCGACACTGCCAGATTTTGGTTTACCAAGTTCCCAGTTTGATGCACAAGAAAAATCTGTACCCAGACAGCACTTTGCTTCAAAACCATCAGTTTTGCCCAAGGAAATGTAA
- the LOC117934074 gene encoding methyl-CpG-binding domain-containing protein 13-like isoform X5, with amino-acid sequence MVENSPDWIPEGWTVQVKLAKNGRNVKCYLDPSTGYRFYSKPDVFRYLKTIKHNSCTSRQKKVEPGMPSLGKVVIERSTADGLPAGWIKEIKIRMNENGIRRDPYYTDPVSGYVFRSRKDVFRYLKTGEISRHAFKPKNKCINVPELANDEISPPPGAKRQKLMHQKTRRCLFSATASADTGSSEMSNLSLPENQGSRQTKQLFSKPKFALEPPTETLQEKLLVENEKYAESKKSSGRRNSDLQKDKGSKRKSKNKDCNLPCRSSKRLAGLKPDLVGNSGSSEQALAVADKISGKSEVIPALGVIMGSLDNTACCQLEVVLEAEPGHHASRAIEAPSDVEQSKKDNRHLEDEAVQEEEAGKLETGKKTGDEPELPPMDFPFMDVWSDPCLEFAFKTLTGAIPIEDNLEIEGYFQQQIDSSHTQNSSPTLPDFGLPSSQFDAQEKSVPRQHFASKPSVLPKEM; translated from the exons ATGGTTGAGAATTCGCCGGACTGGATTCCAGAGGGATGGACGGTGCAAGTCAAACTGGCAAAGAATGGCCGGAACGTTAAG TGTTATCTTGATCCATCAACTGGATACAGATTCTATTCCAAGCCAGATGTGTTCCGATATCTCAAAACCATAAAGCACAATAGTTGCACATCAAGACAGAAGAAAGTTGAACCTGGCATGCCTTCTTTAGGCAAG GTTGTAATTGAAAGGTCTACAGCGGATGGGTTACCAGCAGGGTGGATAAAGGAAATCAAAAttagaatgaatgaaaatggaATCCGAAGAGACCCG TATTATACGGATCCTGTGAGTGGGTATGTTTTCCGATCCAGAAAAGATGTCTTTCGCTATCTAAAAACTGGAGAGATTAGTAGGCATGCATTCAAACCAAAGAATAAGTGCATCAATGTTCCGGAATTGGCAAATGATGAGATCTCT CCACCACCTGGAGCTAAAAGGCAGAAATTAATGCACCAGAAAACCAGGCGATGCCTTTTCTCAG CAACTGCTTCTGCAGATACAGGAAGTTCTGAAATGAGCAACTTATCCTTGCCAGAAAATCAGGGCTCAAGGCAAACCAAGCAGCTATTTTCTAAACCTAAGTTTGCTTTGGAGCCCCCAACTGAAACTCTCCAAGAGAAGCTTCTGGtggagaatgaaaaatatgCTGAATCTAAGAAAAGCTCTGGTAGGAGGAATTCAGATCTGCAAAAGGACAAAGGTTCCAAGagaaaatcaaaaaacaaagacTGTAACTTGCCTTGCCGTTCATCAAAACGGCTTGCTGGGCTCAAACCCGACCTGGTAGGCAACTCAGGATCCAGCGAACAGGCTCTTGCAGTTGCAGATAAGATCTCTGGTAAAAGTGAAGTAATTCCAGCTCTAGGTGTGATAATGGGCAGTTTGGACAATACGGCATGTTGTCAACTTGAGGTTGTCCTAGAAGCAGAGCCTGGACATCATGCTTCCAGAGCCATAGAAGCTCCATCAGATGTAGAGCAATCAAAGAAAGATAATAGGCATCTTGAAGATGAAGCTGTTCAAGAAGAGGAAGCTGGGAAACTGGAGACAGGGAAAAAGACTGGTGATGAGCCGGAGCTGCCACCAATGgacttcccttttatggatgtCTGGTCAGATCCGTGCCTAGAATTTGCGTTCAAAACTCTCACGGGTGCTATACCCATAGAAGATAATCTGGAAATTGAGGGTTACTTTCAGCAACAAATTGACTCTTCTCACACCCAGAACAGTAGCCCGACACTGCCAGATTTTGGTTTACCAAGTTCCCAGTTTGATGCACAAGAAAAATCTGTACCCAGACAGCACTTTGCTTCAAAACCATCAGTTTTGCCCAAGGAAATGTAA
- the LOC117934074 gene encoding methyl-CpG-binding domain-containing protein 13-like isoform X4: MLNKRRSQNKIMPLGIKTKKFPDWLPNGWILELKTQRSGSCVGKQYKCYLDPSTGYRFYSKPDVFRYLKTIKHNSCTSRQKKVEPGMPSLGKVVIERSTADGLPAGWIKEIKIRMNENGIRRDPYYTDPVSGYVFRSRKDVFRYLKTGEISRHAFKPKNKCINVPELANDEISPPPGAKRQKLMHQKTRRCLFSATASADTGSSEMSNLSLPENQGSRQTKQLFSKPKFALEPPTETLQEKLLVENEKYAESKKSSGRRNSDLQKDKGSKRKSKNKDCNLPCRSSKRLAGLKPDLVGNSGSSEQALAVADKISGKSEVIPALGVIMGSLDNTACCQLEVVLEAEPGHHASRAIEAPSDVEQSKKDNRHLEDEAVQEEEAGKLETGKKTGDEPELPPMDFPFMDVWSDPCLEFAFKTLTGAIPIEDNLEIEGYFQQQIDSSHTQNSSPTLPDFGLPSSQFDAQEKSVPRQHFASKPSVLPKEM, translated from the exons ATGCTTAATAAAAGGCGctcacaaaacaaaataatgcCA cttggaattaaaacaaaaaaattcccTGACTGGTTACCTAATGGCTGGATCCTCGAGTTGAAAACTCAACGGAGTGGTTCATGTGTTGGTAAACAATACAAG TGTTATCTTGATCCATCAACTGGATACAGATTCTATTCCAAGCCAGATGTGTTCCGATATCTCAAAACCATAAAGCACAATAGTTGCACATCAAGACAGAAGAAAGTTGAACCTGGCATGCCTTCTTTAGGCAAG GTTGTAATTGAAAGGTCTACAGCGGATGGGTTACCAGCAGGGTGGATAAAGGAAATCAAAAttagaatgaatgaaaatggaATCCGAAGAGACCCG TATTATACGGATCCTGTGAGTGGGTATGTTTTCCGATCCAGAAAAGATGTCTTTCGCTATCTAAAAACTGGAGAGATTAGTAGGCATGCATTCAAACCAAAGAATAAGTGCATCAATGTTCCGGAATTGGCAAATGATGAGATCTCT CCACCACCTGGAGCTAAAAGGCAGAAATTAATGCACCAGAAAACCAGGCGATGCCTTTTCTCAG CAACTGCTTCTGCAGATACAGGAAGTTCTGAAATGAGCAACTTATCCTTGCCAGAAAATCAGGGCTCAAGGCAAACCAAGCAGCTATTTTCTAAACCTAAGTTTGCTTTGGAGCCCCCAACTGAAACTCTCCAAGAGAAGCTTCTGGtggagaatgaaaaatatgCTGAATCTAAGAAAAGCTCTGGTAGGAGGAATTCAGATCTGCAAAAGGACAAAGGTTCCAAGagaaaatcaaaaaacaaagacTGTAACTTGCCTTGCCGTTCATCAAAACGGCTTGCTGGGCTCAAACCCGACCTGGTAGGCAACTCAGGATCCAGCGAACAGGCTCTTGCAGTTGCAGATAAGATCTCTGGTAAAAGTGAAGTAATTCCAGCTCTAGGTGTGATAATGGGCAGTTTGGACAATACGGCATGTTGTCAACTTGAGGTTGTCCTAGAAGCAGAGCCTGGACATCATGCTTCCAGAGCCATAGAAGCTCCATCAGATGTAGAGCAATCAAAGAAAGATAATAGGCATCTTGAAGATGAAGCTGTTCAAGAAGAGGAAGCTGGGAAACTGGAGACAGGGAAAAAGACTGGTGATGAGCCGGAGCTGCCACCAATGgacttcccttttatggatgtCTGGTCAGATCCGTGCCTAGAATTTGCGTTCAAAACTCTCACGGGTGCTATACCCATAGAAGATAATCTGGAAATTGAGGGTTACTTTCAGCAACAAATTGACTCTTCTCACACCCAGAACAGTAGCCCGACACTGCCAGATTTTGGTTTACCAAGTTCCCAGTTTGATGCACAAGAAAAATCTGTACCCAGACAGCACTTTGCTTCAAAACCATCAGTTTTGCCCAAGGAAATGTAA